The genomic window GCTTGAGCCTGTGCAGCATGTCCGGGACTGCGTTGCGTAAGCAGTTCCAACGCTTTCGTCACTGTCGGCGCCGACGGATCGTCAGGATGAATAGCCACACGGGCTAGTCGCACCCTCTTGAGGTCTGGAATCGGAGCTCCCGCAGCCCCCAGAGTGTGGAGCGCGTCGGTCAGGATCTGCGCATGGTCAGTCGCCAAGTCTGATAGAGCGCACGGCAGCGATGTCGCTGCATTCGCCCCGGAGGCGAGTGGAACGTCGCAGCCAGCGTTTGAGATGAAGATACCCTCAGCCGGCAACTTCTCGAACGCCGTCAAGCTTAGATGGAGCTTACCTAGGATGCTGTCGCCGACCTTGTCGAAGCTTGGGGCGGCAGTAGGTTTCGGTGCGGCGGGAGTGCTGGCAGCGCTCTTAACCTTTTTGGCAGCCTTCGGTCGCTTCGGTGCTGAGATGCCGGTTAGCATCGACCAGGACCAAGTTCCATTGTCCTTCTTCTTTACTTGGTAGATGGCAGCCTTTGTTGGAACGCTGACTGAATCGAGTTCGGTGACGTCCTGAACTGCCTCGAAAAGAAGCAGGAAGTCTGGAGCATTGGACTGCTCCAGTTCCAGCATCCTGAGAACGGCCCACCATCGCTGAAAGTCAACGCCCTTAGCTCCGTGTCCGCCCCCTGTCTCAGTGAGGCCCGGTTTGTTGGCAACCAGCAGGACTTCCGCCGCGCCTGTAGCTATTGTCAAAGCATTCCTCCCCAGACGCCGCAGCTCAGTTGAAGGCAATCCG from Stenotrophomonas nitritireducens includes these protein-coding regions:
- a CDS encoding dsDNA nuclease domain-containing protein — encoded protein: MTIATGAAEVLLVANKPGLTETGGGHGAKGVDFQRWWAVLRMLELEQSNAPDFLLLFEAVQDVTELDSVSVPTKAAIYQVKKKDNGTWSWSMLTGISAPKRPKAAKKVKSAASTPAAPKPTAAPSFDKVGDSILGKLHLSLTAFEKLPAEGIFISNAGCDVPLASGANAATSLPCALSDLATDHAQILTDALHTLGAAGAPIPDLKRVRLARVAIHPDDPSAPTVTKALELLTQRSPGHAAQAQAFVESLVMKVSALGRRTATCATFADLVKERGFSRAEFHSALSSLATIPDRNALFESWLTKLQQEGFDFRVLTTMRMAAARTAAERLTGASPEAFEIDAFCDSWAQANACGPDLKPYVDAALVAMKARFGQFRDEELLARFVMRAVTI